A genomic region of Chitinimonas arctica contains the following coding sequences:
- a CDS encoding acetyl-CoA C-acetyltransferase, whose amino-acid sequence MSEAFIYQAIRTPRGKGKADGSLHEVKPVTLLTGLLHELQARTELATAEVDDVVLGCVTPVGDQGGDIAKTAALAAGWDWKAAGVQVNRFCGSGLEAVNLAAQKVRSGWEDIVVAGGVESMSRVAMGSDGWAMATDPETARAIGFVPQGIGADLIATLDGYGRAEVDAFAVESQQRAAAARAAGHFQASIVPVRDLNGIDILVEDEFIKPATTLEGLGKLRPSFEQMGAMGYDALALKRYPWVERINHVHHAGNASGIVDGAALVLVANEAAGRRYGWRPRARVVATALTGTDPTIMLTGPAPAARKALAKAGLEVADIDLFEVNEAFAAVVMRFAREMGVGFDRINVNGGAIAMGHPLGATGAMILGTLVDELERRQLRYGMATLCIGGGMGIATIIERV is encoded by the coding sequence ATGTCCGAAGCATTTATCTACCAAGCCATTCGTACCCCGCGCGGCAAGGGCAAGGCCGATGGCAGCCTGCACGAGGTCAAACCCGTCACCTTGTTGACGGGTTTGTTGCATGAATTGCAAGCCCGTACCGAGCTTGCCACCGCCGAGGTCGATGACGTGGTGTTGGGTTGCGTCACGCCGGTCGGCGACCAGGGCGGCGATATCGCCAAGACCGCCGCCTTGGCGGCCGGCTGGGACTGGAAGGCCGCCGGCGTGCAGGTCAATCGCTTCTGCGGCTCCGGGCTGGAAGCGGTCAATCTGGCGGCGCAGAAGGTGCGTTCGGGGTGGGAAGATATCGTGGTGGCGGGCGGGGTGGAGTCCATGTCGCGGGTCGCCATGGGTTCGGACGGTTGGGCCATGGCGACCGATCCGGAAACCGCGCGGGCTATCGGCTTTGTCCCGCAGGGCATCGGCGCCGACCTGATCGCCACGCTCGACGGCTATGGCCGGGCCGAGGTGGACGCCTTTGCCGTGGAGAGCCAGCAGCGGGCCGCGGCAGCGCGGGCAGCCGGACATTTCCAGGCCAGCATCGTGCCGGTACGCGATCTGAACGGGATCGATATCCTGGTGGAAGACGAGTTCATCAAGCCCGCCACCACGCTGGAAGGCTTGGGCAAGCTCCGTCCCAGCTTCGAGCAGATGGGCGCCATGGGCTACGACGCCCTGGCATTGAAGCGCTATCCCTGGGTCGAGCGCATCAACCATGTCCACCATGCCGGCAATGCTTCCGGCATCGTCGATGGCGCGGCCCTGGTGCTGGTGGCGAACGAAGCGGCCGGCCGGCGCTATGGCTGGCGCCCGCGTGCGCGCGTCGTTGCCACCGCTTTGACCGGTACCGACCCGACCATCATGCTGACCGGTCCCGCGCCGGCGGCCCGCAAGGCCCTGGCCAAGGCCGGGCTGGAGGTGGCCGATATCGATCTGTTCGAGGTCAATGAAGCCTTCGCGGCGGTGGTAATGCGTTTCGCCCGCGAAATGGGCGTGGGCTTCGACCGCATCAATGTCAACGGTGGTGCCATCGCCATGGGCCACCCCCTCGGCGCCACCGGCGCCATGATCCTGGGCACCTTGGTGGATGAGCTGGAGCGCCGCCAGCTGCGCTATGGCATGGCCACGCTATGCATAGGCGGCGGTATGGGCATCGCCACGATTATCGAGCGGGTTTAG
- a CDS encoding lytic transglycosylase domain-containing protein produces MKRLVIVLLGFLAALPAQAGAQKEEELSLSVATAMQRSINDSTAPRLVFANANEGTAWLAEMSARMKKKIPDDFMREKLLTAIHYEATRAGLDPQMVMGLIQVESGFKKYAISSVGARGLMQVMPFWQRSIGTSQHNLFDMYTNLRFGCTILRHYLDIEKGDLYRALGRYNGSLGKPEYPNMVLGAWKSSWDWQPGQARLQTVSYPGR; encoded by the coding sequence ATGAAACGCTTAGTCATTGTTCTGTTGGGATTTCTTGCCGCGCTGCCGGCCCAGGCCGGCGCGCAAAAGGAAGAAGAGCTGTCCTTGTCGGTGGCCACCGCCATGCAGCGCTCGATCAACGATAGCACCGCGCCCAGGCTGGTATTCGCCAACGCGAATGAAGGCACGGCGTGGTTGGCCGAGATGTCGGCACGGATGAAGAAGAAGATCCCCGACGACTTCATGCGGGAAAAACTGCTGACCGCCATCCACTACGAAGCCACCCGGGCCGGGCTGGATCCGCAGATGGTGATGGGCCTGATCCAGGTGGAAAGCGGCTTCAAGAAATACGCGATCTCTTCGGTGGGCGCACGCGGCCTGATGCAGGTCATGCCGTTCTGGCAGCGCAGTATCGGTACCAGTCAACATAATCTGTTCGATATGTATACCAATCTGCGCTTCGGCTGCACCATCCTGCGCCACTACCTCGATATCGAGAAGGGCGATCTGTACCGCGCCCTGGGCCGCTATAACGGCAGCCTGGGCAAGCCGGAATACCCGAATATGGTCTTGGGTGCCTGGAAGTCCAGTTGGGATTGGCAGCCGGGGCAGGCGCGGTTGCAGACGGTATCCTATCCGGGGAGATAA
- a CDS encoding acyl-CoA dehydrogenase family protein: protein MIPRRHFDAEHELFRANFKRWLHEEVCPHQAEWEAAGIVPRPVWRRAGELGFLAPFVDEQYGGAGCRDFRYDQIIAEELGLANEWGLALSLHSSLVAPYLDTFGSEAQKQRYLPGVVNGDCVLAVAMTEPDTGSDLAAIRTRAEEHGDHWCLNGAKTFISNGINSDLVIVAARSHPTEKRGLSLFLLEKGWPGFEVGRRLEKLGQHSQDTAELFFHDVRVPKENLLGQAHQGFKMLMTMLAAERLTCAISSLAAAQAALAMTIAYVKERKAFDQRLIDFQNTRFELAAIKTELDLGQIYLDRLVMEHQLGALDAVDAAEAKLWTSEVLGRAADRCLQLFGGNGYMAEYPIGRLWASARVARIYAGTSEIMKEIIAKQL from the coding sequence TTGATCCCACGCCGCCATTTCGATGCCGAACACGAACTCTTTCGTGCCAATTTCAAACGCTGGCTGCACGAGGAGGTTTGCCCCCACCAGGCCGAATGGGAAGCTGCCGGCATCGTGCCCCGGCCGGTCTGGAGGCGGGCTGGCGAACTGGGCTTCCTGGCGCCTTTCGTGGACGAGCAATATGGCGGCGCCGGCTGCCGCGACTTCCGCTACGACCAGATCATCGCCGAGGAACTCGGCCTTGCCAACGAATGGGGATTGGCGCTGAGCCTGCACTCTTCCCTGGTCGCGCCTTACCTCGACACTTTCGGCAGCGAAGCGCAAAAGCAGCGCTATCTACCCGGCGTCGTCAACGGCGACTGCGTGCTGGCGGTGGCCATGACCGAGCCCGATACCGGCAGCGACCTGGCCGCCATCCGCACCCGCGCCGAGGAGCATGGCGACCATTGGTGTCTCAATGGCGCCAAGACCTTTATCTCGAACGGTATCAATAGCGATCTGGTCATCGTCGCCGCGCGCAGCCACCCCACCGAGAAGCGTGGACTATCGCTGTTCCTGCTGGAAAAAGGCTGGCCCGGCTTTGAAGTGGGCCGTCGGCTGGAAAAGTTGGGGCAACACAGCCAGGACACCGCCGAGCTGTTTTTCCACGATGTGCGGGTGCCCAAGGAAAACCTGTTGGGACAAGCCCACCAGGGCTTCAAGATGCTGATGACCATGCTGGCCGCCGAGCGGCTGACCTGTGCCATCAGTTCGCTGGCGGCAGCCCAGGCGGCCCTGGCCATGACCATAGCCTATGTGAAGGAGCGCAAGGCCTTCGACCAGCGGCTGATCGACTTTCAAAACACTCGCTTCGAACTGGCGGCCATCAAGACCGAACTGGACCTGGGACAGATCTACCTCGACCGCCTGGTGATGGAACACCAGCTGGGCGCGCTCGATGCGGTGGATGCCGCCGAAGCCAAGCTGTGGACCAGCGAGGTGCTGGGGCGCGCCGCCGATCGCTGCCTGCAATTGTTCGGCGGCAATGGCTATATGGCCGAATACCCGATAGGCCGGCTGTGGGCGTCGGCCCGGGTCGCACGCATCTATGCCGGCACCAGCGAGATCATGAAGGAAATCATAGCGAAACAGCTATAG
- a CDS encoding cob(I)yrinic acid a,c-diamide adenosyltransferase — MANRLSKIVTRTGDDGSTGLGDGSRVSKSSLRVHVLGEIDELNSHLGVVLAEVLPESIRSTLLKVQHDLFDLGGEVCIPGRVALQESHLARIEAEVQVFNAELSPLKEFILPGGGRAAAALHIARTVCRRAERALVELAGLETVAELAPRYLNRLSDLLFVLARSANRAEGVADVCWQPGLNSL; from the coding sequence ATGGCAAACCGCCTAAGCAAGATCGTCACCCGTACCGGCGACGACGGCAGTACCGGTCTGGGTGACGGCAGCCGGGTATCGAAATCCAGCCTGCGCGTCCATGTGCTGGGTGAAATCGATGAATTGAACAGCCATCTCGGCGTGGTACTGGCCGAGGTGCTGCCCGAGTCGATCCGGTCGACGCTGCTCAAGGTGCAGCACGATCTGTTCGACCTGGGAGGCGAAGTCTGCATTCCTGGCCGGGTGGCCTTGCAGGAATCCCATCTGGCCCGCATCGAAGCCGAAGTGCAGGTCTTCAATGCCGAGCTGTCGCCGCTGAAGGAATTTATCCTGCCGGGTGGGGGGAGGGCGGCCGCGGCCCTGCATATTGCCCGTACGGTTTGTCGCCGCGCCGAACGCGCCCTGGTCGAGCTGGCGGGCTTGGAAACCGTTGCCGAGCTGGCGCCGCGCTATCTGAACCGCTTGTCCGACCTGTTGTTCGTGTTGGCGCGTAGCGCGAATCGCGCGGAAGGCGTGGCCGACGTGTGCTGGCAGCCGGGCTTGAACAGTCTATGA
- a CDS encoding 3-hydroxyacyl-CoA dehydrogenase NAD-binding domain-containing protein, with protein sequence MSAMSYQCDADGIVTLTFDAVGEKTNTLNAAFRADLAAAVARLAEERAQLRGVILTSAKRSFLSGGDLNELIAIPSDDAPAFFQMIESLKADLRKLETLGLPVVAALNGSALGGGFEVALACHHRIAVADEKSRFGLPEVTLGMLPGAGGVTRMVRLLGLQGAFDYLLEGRQFGPQAGLAAGLIHALAADCAELLSQARSWIMANPASAQPWDREGYRLPGGLPSQPKVAQMLAVAPAMLYEKTRGNYPAPEAILAVMVEGAQVDFATASRIESRYFTRLVTSQVAKNMIGTLFFAMNEIKAGASRPAGFAPRQLRKVGVLGAGMMGAGIAWACASKGVQVVLKDVGQAAAEKGKEYSRQLLAKRIGKGRISEADAAALLELIQPTEQADDLAGCEMIIEAVYENRDLKARVTREAEQRLAADGVLASNTSTLPISGLATACDRPAQFIGLHFFSPVDKMQLVEIIKGRDTSAETTARAYDFVQQLGKVPIVVNDGRGFFTSRVFGCYVNEGMAMLGEGVPAAMIEQAGLQAGMPVGPLAVTDEVSLSLCAHILEQSRADLGAAYREHPADAVLTRMIAEFDRKGRAAGAGFYDYPAEARKRLWTGLDAFAQPGRSLPAMQDLIDRLLFIQALETARCFDEGVLESERDANVGSLLGLGFPAWTGGASQFLRQYGAEQALARADALARQFGARFAAPQWLKRLAAE encoded by the coding sequence ATGAGCGCGATGAGCTACCAATGCGATGCCGACGGCATCGTCACCCTGACCTTCGATGCGGTCGGAGAAAAGACCAATACCCTCAATGCCGCCTTCCGCGCCGACCTGGCTGCGGCGGTTGCCCGCCTGGCGGAGGAACGGGCGCAATTGCGTGGTGTGATCCTGACTTCGGCCAAGCGCAGCTTTTTGTCCGGCGGCGATTTGAATGAACTGATCGCCATCCCTTCCGATGATGCTCCCGCATTCTTCCAGATGATCGAGTCGCTCAAGGCGGATCTGCGCAAGCTGGAAACGCTGGGCCTGCCTGTAGTGGCCGCCCTGAACGGCAGCGCGCTGGGCGGCGGATTCGAGGTGGCGCTGGCCTGTCATCACCGCATCGCCGTGGCCGACGAAAAAAGCCGCTTCGGCTTGCCGGAAGTCACCCTGGGCATGTTGCCTGGCGCGGGCGGCGTGACCCGCATGGTGCGATTGCTGGGTTTGCAGGGGGCCTTCGACTATCTGCTGGAAGGCCGTCAATTCGGTCCGCAGGCAGGCTTGGCGGCCGGGTTGATCCATGCCTTGGCGGCCGATTGCGCCGAGCTGCTGTCCCAGGCGCGCTCCTGGATCATGGCCAATCCCGCCAGCGCCCAGCCCTGGGACCGCGAGGGCTACAGATTGCCCGGCGGCTTGCCCAGCCAGCCCAAGGTAGCGCAAATGCTGGCCGTGGCGCCGGCCATGCTGTACGAAAAGACCCGTGGCAACTACCCCGCGCCGGAGGCGATCCTGGCCGTCATGGTGGAGGGCGCGCAGGTGGATTTCGCCACCGCCAGCCGGATCGAGAGCCGCTACTTCACCCGCCTGGTGACCAGCCAGGTGGCCAAGAACATGATAGGCACGCTGTTCTTCGCCATGAACGAGATCAAGGCGGGGGCCAGCCGGCCGGCCGGCTTCGCACCTCGGCAGCTGCGCAAGGTCGGCGTACTGGGCGCCGGCATGATGGGTGCCGGTATCGCCTGGGCCTGCGCCAGCAAGGGCGTGCAGGTGGTGCTGAAGGATGTCGGCCAGGCGGCGGCCGAGAAGGGTAAGGAGTATTCCCGCCAATTACTGGCCAAACGCATCGGTAAGGGACGCATCAGCGAGGCAGATGCCGCCGCGCTACTTGAGCTTATCCAGCCCACCGAGCAGGCGGACGATCTGGCCGGATGCGAAATGATCATCGAAGCCGTGTATGAAAACCGTGATCTTAAAGCGCGAGTAACGCGCGAAGCGGAACAGCGGCTGGCGGCGGATGGCGTGCTCGCCTCCAATACCTCGACCTTGCCAATTTCCGGCCTGGCCACGGCGTGTGATCGGCCGGCGCAATTCATCGGCCTGCATTTCTTCAGCCCGGTGGACAAGATGCAACTGGTCGAAATCATCAAGGGCCGCGATACCAGCGCGGAGACCACGGCGCGTGCCTACGACTTCGTCCAGCAGCTGGGCAAGGTACCTATCGTCGTCAATGACGGCCGAGGTTTCTTTACCAGCAGGGTGTTCGGTTGCTATGTCAACGAGGGCATGGCCATGCTGGGCGAAGGCGTGCCGGCGGCCATGATCGAACAGGCCGGCCTGCAAGCCGGCATGCCGGTCGGCCCGTTGGCGGTGACCGACGAAGTCAGCCTCAGCCTGTGCGCGCATATCCTGGAACAGAGCCGAGCCGATCTGGGCGCGGCCTATCGCGAGCATCCGGCCGATGCGGTATTGACCCGCATGATCGCGGAATTCGATCGCAAGGGCCGCGCCGCCGGCGCGGGCTTCTACGACTATCCGGCCGAAGCCAGAAAACGGCTTTGGACCGGCCTGGATGCCTTCGCCCAGCCTGGCCGCAGCTTGCCGGCCATGCAGGACCTGATCGACCGGCTCCTGTTCATCCAGGCGCTGGAAACCGCCCGCTGCTTCGATGAGGGGGTATTGGAAAGCGAACGCGATGCCAATGTCGGTTCCTTGCTGGGGCTGGGCTTTCCGGCCTGGACCGGCGGTGCGAGCCAGTTTCTACGCCAGTACGGTGCGGAACAGGCCCTGGCACGGGCGGACGCACTGGCAAGGCAATTTGGAGCACGCTTTGCCGCGCCGCAATGGTTGAAGCGGCTGGCCGCCGAATGA
- a CDS encoding Fic/DOC family protein has protein sequence MNEDPHYYIEGYSIDDDPYSQTNGVLVNLHGLTTTKDLELIEAEYSALAIEEILKREPPSKFDIATLKSIHREIFMDVYPWAGEFRKVDIAKGDTCFEGNENIGEKLRLLFEDCQSRNYYLGLTLPEFSQAVAVFLVELNRIHPFREGNGRAQRVLLSLLALNAGFTIAWEGVSDGAMKQACIDGLAGNFSTMTRLLKVYLETIAP, from the coding sequence ATGAATGAGGACCCTCACTATTATATTGAAGGTTACTCGATTGACGATGATCCATATAGCCAAACTAATGGTGTATTGGTCAATCTGCATGGATTGACCACTACCAAGGATCTTGAGCTGATAGAGGCCGAATACTCGGCCTTGGCTATCGAAGAGATTCTGAAGCGTGAACCCCCGAGCAAGTTTGACATTGCGACACTGAAGTCAATTCATCGCGAGATATTCATGGATGTTTATCCATGGGCTGGCGAGTTCAGGAAAGTTGATATTGCAAAGGGAGATACGTGTTTTGAAGGAAATGAGAATATAGGTGAAAAATTAAGGCTTTTGTTCGAAGACTGTCAGTCGAGAAACTATTATCTTGGTCTAACCTTGCCGGAATTTTCCCAGGCCGTTGCTGTTTTCTTGGTTGAATTAAACAGAATTCATCCGTTTAGAGAAGGGAATGGACGTGCCCAAAGAGTTCTTCTGTCTCTGTTGGCGTTAAATGCTGGCTTTACAATTGCATGGGAAGGCGTGAGTGATGGCGCAATGAAGCAGGCGTGCATAGATGGGCTTGCAGGTAATTTTTCGACAATGACACGGCTTCTCAAAGTTTATCTTGAAACAATAGCTCCGTAG
- a CDS encoding trimeric intracellular cation channel family protein, producing MSDLAALLFDMDWLFLVGTAAFSVSGYLLGVKKRFDMLGVLIVALLTAIGGGVIRDVLLNRIPIIFFDASSVWVICAALLASWAVSLHKVYGATMHRVFIVADSVGLIAFSLAGADLGIDYGFNLFGVLFVGFVTAIGGGIVRDMMVNDVPFILHKDVYGTVSILVAGLLYAAHGQGWQGPAVVWGLFSLGLAIRLVAHWRDFRLPQV from the coding sequence ATGAGCGATCTGGCGGCACTGTTGTTCGATATGGACTGGCTGTTCCTGGTCGGTACCGCCGCGTTCAGCGTGTCTGGCTACCTGTTGGGCGTAAAGAAACGTTTTGATATGTTGGGTGTGCTGATCGTGGCGCTGTTGACCGCGATCGGCGGCGGTGTGATCCGCGATGTCCTGCTCAACCGCATCCCGATTATCTTCTTCGACGCCAGCTCGGTCTGGGTGATTTGCGCCGCCCTGCTGGCAAGCTGGGCGGTCAGCCTGCACAAGGTTTATGGCGCCACCATGCACCGGGTGTTCATCGTGGCCGACTCGGTCGGCTTGATCGCCTTCAGCCTGGCCGGTGCGGACCTGGGCATAGACTATGGCTTCAATCTGTTCGGCGTGCTGTTTGTCGGCTTTGTCACCGCCATCGGCGGCGGCATCGTGCGCGACATGATGGTCAACGACGTGCCTTTTATTCTGCATAAGGATGTCTACGGCACGGTATCCATCCTGGTGGCCGGCCTGCTCTATGCCGCGCACGGCCAAGGCTGGCAAGGGCCCGCCGTGGTGTGGGGCTTGTTCTCGCTGGGCTTGGCGATCCGCCTGGTGGCGCATTGGCGCGACTTCCGCCTGCCGCAGGTATAG
- a CDS encoding TonB-dependent receptor — MKLKKISQALLLLGIAGFAAQAFAEEKAEKIEVTGSRIKRIAGETPSAVTVISAKEIEQSGKASAAEVLRSITANSANSYNESFSNSFSPGASGISLRGLGQKSTLVLLNGRRVANYGFAQNLSDAFFDLNSIPASAIHHIDVLKDGASAVYGSDAIAGVVNIVLRKDFQGLATSFSAGTSTEGGMNEYRAAATGGIGGQDNNYNLMVSLDYFKRDSLKASERKLTENQDFRAFPGGLFAWSANGGTYRINATQRQAFANCPNGTVKRPASDFSNPYSGLNLTGDVCAFNLASYLELMPATERVNAFGRGSLNFGNGMQAYAEALVSHTKTEQSSTPGAISNTGVGLRYNPATGGLTQDDNKLPVGNPANPFAAPSRFGYAFVDVGPRSARITSDSYRLLAGLKGQLGNWEWDMAAGSAENKAKNIQYNRINGVALAQMLKDHSYDFRNPANSPAATDKLRLTLNRESKSTVQFADFQLSGDIAELPAGSLGMVVGADWRREKVNDVPDPALSSGLVLGQGATATKGSRNVSALFFELSAPITKTLELSLAGRTDRYSDFGSAFSPKLGMKWTPTKSVMFRSSYGEGFRAPTLAENAQSNSTFFVTVTDKFHRNEKQRVPLSVAGIIASNSKLEAEKSKSYSFGTVFEPSANFNASLDFYKIRQNKLVTSDDTQYVADHENDARYKDAVVRDPDTGNILYIVTSYNNVGFVETKGLDLSATWRSNQTSFGRFSVEFDGNYTISYKTQPAADAEVEQYVGRGISAGIYPRYKAGLTFGLEKGPLTSRIKVNHTAGYKQEQTPGQDRVASGTTVDLFGSYKFTKQLDVSLSVLNLFDKAPPFDASFANRYGLPAAFTLYDMRGRYVRGTANYKF, encoded by the coding sequence ATGAAACTGAAGAAAATCAGCCAGGCATTGCTGTTGCTCGGCATCGCCGGCTTCGCCGCGCAAGCGTTCGCCGAAGAAAAAGCCGAGAAGATCGAAGTGACCGGTTCGCGCATCAAGCGTATCGCCGGCGAAACGCCTTCCGCGGTTACCGTGATCAGCGCCAAGGAAATCGAGCAGAGCGGCAAGGCGTCGGCCGCCGAAGTGCTGCGTTCGATCACCGCCAATAGCGCCAACAGCTATAACGAGTCGTTCTCGAACTCCTTCTCGCCTGGCGCTTCCGGTATCTCGCTGCGCGGCTTGGGCCAGAAATCCACCCTGGTGCTGCTGAACGGCCGCCGGGTTGCCAACTACGGTTTCGCCCAGAACCTGTCCGATGCCTTCTTCGATCTGAACAGCATCCCCGCTTCGGCCATCCACCACATTGATGTGCTGAAAGATGGCGCCTCGGCCGTGTATGGCTCGGATGCCATCGCCGGCGTGGTGAACATCGTCCTGCGCAAGGACTTCCAAGGCCTGGCTACTTCCTTCAGTGCCGGTACCTCGACCGAAGGCGGTATGAACGAATACCGTGCGGCCGCGACCGGCGGTATCGGCGGCCAGGACAATAACTACAACCTGATGGTGTCGCTGGACTACTTCAAGCGCGACAGCCTCAAGGCTTCCGAGCGCAAGCTGACCGAAAACCAGGATTTCCGTGCCTTCCCAGGCGGTCTGTTCGCCTGGTCGGCCAACGGCGGTACTTACCGCATCAACGCGACCCAGCGCCAAGCATTCGCCAACTGTCCGAATGGCACGGTCAAGCGTCCCGCATCCGACTTCAGCAATCCGTATTCCGGCTTGAACCTGACCGGCGACGTCTGTGCCTTCAATCTCGCGTCCTATCTGGAACTGATGCCTGCCACCGAGCGCGTGAACGCCTTCGGCCGTGGCTCGCTGAATTTCGGCAATGGCATGCAAGCCTATGCCGAAGCGCTGGTTTCGCATACCAAGACCGAGCAGTCCTCCACTCCGGGTGCCATCTCCAATACCGGCGTGGGCCTTCGCTATAACCCGGCCACGGGTGGTCTGACGCAGGACGACAACAAGTTGCCGGTGGGTAACCCCGCCAATCCGTTCGCCGCACCTTCGCGTTTCGGCTACGCTTTCGTGGACGTCGGTCCCCGTAGCGCCCGCATCACCAGCGACAGCTACCGTCTGCTGGCCGGCCTGAAGGGTCAGTTGGGCAACTGGGAATGGGACATGGCGGCCGGTAGTGCCGAGAACAAGGCCAAGAACATCCAGTACAACCGCATCAATGGCGTGGCCTTGGCGCAGATGTTGAAGGACCATTCCTACGACTTCCGGAATCCGGCCAACTCGCCTGCTGCTACCGACAAGCTGCGCCTGACGCTGAACCGCGAGTCGAAATCGACCGTCCAGTTCGCCGACTTCCAGCTGTCCGGCGATATCGCCGAACTGCCGGCCGGTTCCTTGGGCATGGTGGTGGGTGCCGACTGGCGTCGCGAGAAGGTCAATGATGTGCCGGATCCAGCCCTCTCCAGCGGCCTGGTGCTGGGCCAAGGCGCGACCGCAACGAAGGGTTCGCGCAACGTCAGCGCGCTGTTCTTCGAATTGAGCGCACCGATCACCAAGACGCTGGAATTGAGCTTGGCCGGCCGCACCGACCGCTATAGCGATTTCGGTTCCGCCTTCTCGCCCAAATTGGGCATGAAGTGGACCCCGACCAAGTCCGTGATGTTCCGTAGCTCCTACGGCGAAGGCTTCCGTGCACCGACGCTGGCCGAGAATGCACAGTCGAACTCGACCTTCTTCGTCACCGTGACCGACAAGTTCCACAGGAACGAAAAGCAGCGCGTGCCTTTGTCGGTTGCCGGCATCATCGCCAGCAACTCCAAGCTGGAAGCGGAAAAGTCGAAGAGCTACTCCTTCGGTACCGTCTTCGAGCCGTCGGCCAACTTCAATGCCAGCCTGGATTTCTACAAGATCCGCCAGAACAAGCTGGTTACCTCCGACGACACCCAGTATGTCGCAGATCACGAGAACGACGCCCGTTACAAGGACGCCGTGGTGCGCGATCCGGATACCGGCAACATTCTGTACATCGTGACGTCGTACAACAACGTCGGCTTTGTCGAGACCAAGGGCCTGGACCTGAGCGCTACCTGGCGCTCCAATCAGACGTCCTTCGGCCGCTTCAGCGTCGAGTTCGACGGTAACTACACGATCTCGTACAAGACCCAGCCGGCTGCGGATGCCGAAGTGGAACAGTACGTTGGCCGTGGTATCTCCGCCGGTATCTACCCGCGCTACAAGGCTGGCCTGACCTTCGGCCTGGAAAAGGGCCCGCTGACCTCGCGCATCAAGGTCAACCATACCGCCGGCTACAAGCAAGAGCAGACCCCTGGCCAGGATCGCGTGGCCAGCGGCACCACCGTCGATTTGTTCGGCAGCTACAAGTTCACCAAGCAGCTCGATGTCTCGCTGTCGGTGCTGAACCTGTTCGACAAGGCGCCTCCGTTCGACGCGTCCTTCGCCAACCGCTACGGTCTGCCAGCCGCCTTCACGCTGTACGATATGCGCGGTCGTTATGTCCGTGGTACCGCGAACTACAAGTTCTAA